From the genome of Oncorhynchus clarkii lewisi isolate Uvic-CL-2024 chromosome 11, UVic_Ocla_1.0, whole genome shotgun sequence, one region includes:
- the LOC139420626 gene encoding myb-related protein A-like produces the protein MAEIKSLSESDDEDLHSTDPEGKDKSKDKKILCKVKWSCDEDERLKKLVEQHGTDSWKLVANNFPGRTDGQCQHRWQKVLNPELVKGPWTKEEDQKVIDLVHKYGPKRWSVIAKHLQGRIGKQCRERWHNHLNPEVKKSSWTQEEDCIIYQAHKRLGNRWAEISKLLPGRTDNSIKNHWNSTMRRKVEHEGYLQEGCRGFGFDHGGVKRSHNRPCVPQPDTPHHGHSPLGMEGPTQLGGYPYSPHCGQLMDSLQDSSSYLSPSCHDDPDKEQRIKELELLLMSAETEVRRQAQCRGPCNVERYSSWADSVSDDTMTTSSSSLEDQAEGSWRGAKEGRGPPMEQAEEGWRGPEEGRGPPMEQAEEGWRGPEEGRGLQVQHHVSPSKFLSVEANSVLSTLQTIPEFAESMELIDSMCLALQDPMTWSEASSFDMSEATTPPKQTQGGYAPQGRTTEGMRYAVDHPNGISTKHCAPMGQGKASPHTPNNMPRSSLPTLGRRKRGDQSPDRSCPSFLDSPSTNSPKNTPTKALPFSPSQFFNTSGGEHLSLDNPALTSTPVCDQKCLLNTPFQRETTPKHQKENVGFRTPKIRKSIMVPTPRTPTPFKNALAAQEKMHGPLKMVPQSLAFLEEDLREVLKQEIGSDIFTRELQPHFMTWKHDVDGPARKVRKSLVLDSWGKDCLNVQLFQEQRNNAQVPEKSLLTSSLLMTPLPERDREEHPCTPSSGREGSCAPLLHLPSPRKRKNPPLVRMSHHDSLRQVKSEWEAVVYGKTEDQRIMTEQARQYLGSTYPSSACTSRALVL, from the exons ATGGCCGAAATAAAGTCGCTCAG TGAGTCTGACGATGAAGATCTACACTCCACAGATCCTGAGGGTAAGGACAAGAGCAAAGACAAGAAGATACTGTGCAAAGTCAAATGGTCTTGTGACGAG gatgAGAGGCTGAAGAAGTTAGTGGAGCAGCATGGAACAGACTCCTGGAAATTAGTAGCTAATAATTTCCCA GGGAGGACAGATGGCCAGTGTCAGCACCGCTGGCAGAAAGTGCTCAACCCAGAGCTGGTGAAAGGACCCTGGACAAAAGAGGAGGATCAGAAG gtgatcGACCTGGTGCACAAATATGGCCCCAAGCGCTGGTCGGTGATCGCTAAGCACCTGCAGGGACGCATCGGAAAGCAATGTCGTGAGCGCTGGCACAACCACCTGAACCCTGAAGTAAAGAAGTCCTCCTGGACCCAGGAGGAGGACTGCATCATCTACCAGGCCCACAAACGCCTGGGCAACCGCTGGGCTGAGATCTCCAAGCTGCTGCCTGGAAG GACGGACAATTCCATTAAGAACCACTGGAACTCCACCATGAGGAGGAAGGTAGAGCATGAGGGGTATCTTCAGGAGGGCTGCAGGGGATTTGGCTTTGACCATGGGGGGGTGAAGAGAAGTCACAACAGACCCTGTGTCCCCCAACCAGACACCCCCCACCATGGGCACAGCCCTCTGGGCATGGAAGGACCAACACAG CTCGGGGGTTACCCTTATAGCCCTCACTGTGGCCAACTGATGGACAGCCTCCAAGACTCCTCCAGCTACTTATCG CCGTCCTGCCATGACGACCCAGACAAAGAGCAGAGAATTAAGGAGCTTGAGCTTCTGCTTATGTCAGCAGAGACCGAGGTCCGGAGACAGGCCCAGTGCCGAGGCCCATGT AATGTGGAGCGTTACTCCAGCTGGGCAGACAGCGTGTCAGACGACACCATGACCACCAGCAGCAGCAGTCTGGAGGATCAGGCTGAGGGAAGCTGGAGGGGGGCAAAGGAGGGCCGGGGCCCCCCGATGGAGCAGGCTGAGGAGGGCTGGAGGGGCCCAGAGGAGGGCCGGGGCCCCCCGATGGAGCAGGCTGAGGAGGGCTGGAGGGGCCCAGAGGAGGGCCGAGGGCTCCAGGTCCAGCACCACGTCTCCCCCAGTAAGTTCCTGTCTGTGGAGGCTAATTCCGTGCTCTCCACCTTGCAGACCATCCCAGAGTTCGCAGAGTCCATGGAGCTCATCGACTCG ATGTGTCTGGCTCTACAGGACCCTATGACGTGGAGCGAGGCGTCCAGCTTCGACATGTCTGAGGCGACTACCCCCCCGAAACAAACACAAGGGGGCTACGCACCCCAGGGGAGAACCACAGAGGGGATGAGGTACGCAGTTGACCACCCCAACGGCATCTCCACCAAGCACTGTGCCCCCATGGGTCAGGGGAAGGCCTCCCCCCACACCCCGAACAACATGCCCAGATCGAGTTTGCCTACcctggggaggaggaagaggggggaccAGTCCCCTGATAGGAGTTGCCCATCCTTCTTAGACTCACCCAGCACCAACTCGCCCAAGAACACCCCCACGAAAGCActgcccttctccccctcccag TTCTTCAACACATCAGGAGGAGAGCATCTGAGCCTGGACAATCCAGCTCTGACCTCCACCCCGGTCTGTGACCAGAAGTGTCTCCTCAACACACCCTTCCAGAGGGAGACCACGCCCAAACACCAGAAAGAGAATGTGGG TTTCAGGACCCCTAAGATCCGTAAGTCCATCATGGTTCCGACTCCCAGAACTCCTACTCCGTTTAAGAATGCCCTGGCCGCCCAGGAGAAGATGCATGGGCCACTAAAGATGGTG CCCCAGTCCCTGGCCTTCCTGGAGGAAGACCTCAGGGAGGTGCTGAAGCAGGAGATTGGATCAGACATCTTCACCAGGGAACTACAACCACATTTCATGACATGGAAACATGAT GTGGATGGGCCAGCCAGGAAAGTGCGTAAGTCCCTGGTGCTGGACTCCTGGGGGAAAGACTGTCTTAACGTCCAGCTATTCCAGGAACAGCGCAATAATGCACAG GTCCCAGAGAAGAGTCTCCTGACCAGCTCCTTACTGATGACCCCCctccctgagagagacagagaggagcaccCCTGCACCCCCTCATCTGGGAGGGAGGGGTCCTGTGCCCCCCTGCTCCACCTCCCCAGCCCCCGCAAGAGGAAGAACCCCCCTTTGGTCAGAATGTCCCACCACGATTCACTTagacag GTAAAAAGCGAGTGGGAAGCAGTGGTTTATGGGAAGACTGAGGACCAGCGGATCATGACAGAGCAGGCCCGGCAGTATCTGGGTAGTACCTACCCATCCTCCGCCTGCACCTCGAGGGCCCTCGTCCTCTGA